A section of the Agromyces aurantiacus genome encodes:
- a CDS encoding ExeM/NucH family extracellular endonuclease — protein MQQRSPGAAPRRATAGRRAPRRLATAAALATASAVGLSLFGIAPAQAAEVTHTIAQVQGTTATTPLINQVVTVEGVVTGDHRTGGYRGIYIQTAGSGGTTDATPGASDGIFVFLGNSASSVSVAIGDLVRVTGRAGEFNTVTQINASGAGSSVEVVSSGVALPAVTPLANTVLGSSREQFEGMLVRPSGTYKLVSSHNLQNFGELWTSAGSAMPVEAFETQAPGTSAAASITTANNNARLLLDDGYSIRVDNDAHPGDQPYFTKGVVVRNGDNVTFPAGGSLLSYDFGNWRLQPPTPINDTSPANLKPTFTAANLRQPDAPAVGGDITVASFNVLNYFTTLAEDNPDARGAETAEEFAIQESKIVTAINKLDADVVALQEIENSVKLGEAPDEALATLVKALNKAAGSKVWDYVRTPDALHDAAITDYITNAIIYKPAVVKLSGEAQTVIDESVWDIAREPIAQTFKYGKQFVTVIANHFKSKGGTDPTPQAGQDAFNDERTEQAQSLLAFANTLSEGRKNAIYLVGDFNSYAKEDPIKVFTDAGWNDLLFTKARGQYTYTFDGELGSLDHVLASPAASDRVTKAAVWSINSPEWSQREYWGTAAEAGTPFRSSDHDPILVGVASEKVPGTVDIDLVTVNDFHGRIEQSTPSGGIAALSSAVKQIRAENPNTIFAAAGDMIGASTFTSFIQQDVPTIEALNAAGLDVSSVGNHEFDQGFADLTDRVMPMALWEYLGANVYKKGTAEPALPEYWTQTFDGVTIGFVGAVTDELPSLVSPAGIADITVGDPTDAANRVADQLSDGKKENGEADIVVLLVHEGAVDTSKASAVDPATRFGKIVTGVNANVDAIVSGHTHLAYNHVVERTSGAPMPVISSGQYGERFSRMDIQYDRATKSFTMKNEIFNLMDGSTPLYPDDPAVKPIVDEAVAVASQLGSVVLGEASADFGRAVASNPAGASSFPENRGGESTLGNLVADVQLWSLNEDGTRDVDIAFMNPGGLRADLAAGEVTYKEAADVQPFANTLVTMNLTGAQVKAVLEEQWQPSGASRPFLKLGVNAGLTYTYDPTAAAGAHITEIFLDGEPLDLAATYSVGANSFLASGGDNFFTLGKGTNKADSGKIDLESMVDYFDEFGTATPDTKQRAVGVVVQGDGTYAPGESVTVNLSSLDFSRNEPAAGTVVVSFGGQQLATATVDRTYTPTVDEIGKGTVTFTVPAGLSGVQRFDVSVPSTGTTSSFTLNIG, from the coding sequence ATGCAGCAACGTTCCCCCGGCGCGGCCCCCCGGCGCGCCACGGCCGGTCGCAGGGCGCCGAGGCGCCTCGCGACGGCCGCCGCCCTCGCCACGGCGTCCGCCGTCGGCCTGTCGCTCTTCGGCATCGCGCCCGCCCAGGCCGCCGAGGTGACCCACACGATCGCGCAGGTGCAGGGCACCACCGCGACCACGCCGCTGATCAACCAGGTCGTCACGGTCGAGGGTGTCGTGACGGGCGACCACCGCACCGGCGGCTACCGCGGCATCTACATCCAGACCGCCGGCTCCGGCGGGACGACGGATGCCACGCCCGGCGCATCCGACGGCATCTTCGTGTTCCTCGGCAATTCGGCCTCCTCCGTCTCGGTCGCCATCGGCGATCTCGTCCGCGTGACGGGCCGGGCCGGCGAGTTCAACACCGTCACCCAGATCAACGCGTCCGGCGCGGGATCCTCGGTCGAGGTCGTGTCGTCGGGCGTCGCCCTCCCCGCGGTGACGCCGCTCGCCAACACGGTGCTCGGCAGCTCGCGCGAGCAGTTCGAGGGCATGCTCGTCCGGCCCTCGGGCACGTACAAGCTCGTCTCGAGCCACAACCTGCAGAACTTCGGCGAGCTCTGGACCAGCGCCGGAAGCGCCATGCCCGTCGAGGCGTTCGAGACCCAGGCGCCTGGCACGTCGGCCGCGGCCTCGATCACCACCGCGAACAACAACGCCCGGCTCCTCCTCGACGACGGCTACAGCATCCGCGTCGACAACGACGCGCACCCCGGCGACCAGCCCTACTTCACGAAGGGCGTCGTCGTGCGCAACGGCGACAACGTGACCTTCCCCGCCGGCGGATCGCTGCTCAGCTACGACTTCGGCAACTGGCGCCTGCAGCCGCCGACGCCGATCAACGACACGAGCCCGGCGAACCTCAAGCCGACGTTCACCGCGGCGAACCTCCGCCAGCCCGACGCTCCGGCCGTCGGCGGCGACATCACGGTCGCGTCGTTCAACGTGCTGAACTACTTCACCACCCTCGCCGAGGACAACCCCGACGCGCGCGGCGCCGAGACCGCCGAGGAATTCGCGATCCAGGAGTCGAAGATCGTCACCGCGATCAACAAGCTCGACGCCGACGTGGTCGCCCTCCAGGAGATCGAGAACTCGGTCAAGCTCGGCGAGGCGCCCGACGAGGCGCTCGCCACGCTCGTGAAGGCGCTGAACAAGGCTGCGGGGTCGAAGGTGTGGGACTACGTCCGCACGCCCGACGCGCTGCACGACGCCGCGATCACCGACTACATCACGAACGCGATCATCTACAAGCCCGCGGTCGTGAAGCTCTCGGGCGAGGCGCAGACCGTGATCGACGAGTCCGTGTGGGACATCGCGCGCGAGCCGATCGCGCAGACCTTCAAGTACGGCAAGCAGTTCGTGACCGTCATCGCGAACCACTTCAAGTCGAAGGGCGGCACCGACCCGACCCCGCAGGCCGGTCAGGACGCCTTCAATGACGAGCGCACCGAGCAGGCCCAGTCGCTGCTCGCGTTCGCGAACACCCTCTCCGAGGGTCGCAAGAACGCGATCTACCTCGTGGGCGACTTCAACTCGTACGCCAAGGAGGACCCGATCAAGGTCTTCACCGACGCCGGCTGGAACGACCTGCTCTTCACCAAGGCGCGCGGCCAGTACACGTACACGTTCGACGGCGAGCTCGGCTCGCTCGACCACGTGCTGGCGTCGCCGGCCGCGAGCGACCGCGTGACGAAGGCCGCCGTGTGGTCGATCAACTCGCCCGAGTGGTCGCAGCGCGAGTACTGGGGCACCGCCGCCGAGGCGGGCACGCCCTTCCGCTCGAGCGACCACGACCCGATCCTCGTCGGCGTGGCCTCCGAGAAGGTGCCCGGCACCGTCGACATCGACCTCGTGACGGTGAACGACTTCCACGGCCGGATCGAGCAGTCGACCCCGTCGGGCGGCATCGCTGCGCTGTCGTCGGCGGTCAAGCAGATCCGTGCGGAGAACCCGAACACGATCTTCGCCGCCGCGGGCGACATGATCGGTGCCTCGACGTTCACGTCCTTCATCCAGCAGGACGTGCCGACGATCGAGGCGCTGAACGCGGCCGGTCTCGACGTGAGCTCCGTGGGCAACCACGAGTTCGACCAGGGCTTCGCCGACCTGACCGACCGGGTCATGCCGATGGCGCTCTGGGAGTACCTCGGCGCGAACGTCTACAAGAAGGGCACCGCGGAGCCCGCGCTCCCGGAGTACTGGACGCAGACCTTCGACGGCGTGACCATCGGCTTCGTCGGTGCGGTCACCGATGAGCTGCCTTCGCTGGTGAGCCCGGCCGGAATCGCGGACATCACGGTGGGTGACCCCACCGATGCCGCGAACCGCGTCGCCGACCAGCTCAGCGATGGCAAGAAGGAGAACGGCGAGGCCGACATCGTGGTGCTCCTCGTGCACGAGGGCGCGGTCGACACCTCCAAGGCGTCGGCGGTCGATCCCGCGACCCGCTTCGGCAAGATCGTCACCGGCGTCAACGCGAACGTCGACGCCATCGTGTCGGGTCACACCCACCTGGCGTACAACCACGTGGTGGAGCGGACCTCGGGCGCCCCGATGCCGGTGATCTCGAGCGGCCAGTACGGCGAGCGGTTCTCCCGGATGGACATCCAGTACGACCGGGCGACCAAGTCCTTCACGATGAAGAACGAGATCTTCAACCTGATGGACGGCTCCACGCCGCTCTACCCCGACGACCCCGCGGTGAAGCCCATCGTGGACGAGGCCGTGGCAGTCGCGTCCCAGCTCGGCAGCGTCGTGCTCGGCGAGGCGAGCGCAGACTTCGGTCGCGCCGTGGCGTCGAACCCGGCCGGTGCGAGCTCGTTCCCCGAGAACCGGGGCGGCGAGTCGACGCTCGGGAACCTCGTGGCCGACGTGCAGCTGTGGTCGCTGAACGAGGACGGCACGCGCGACGTGGACATCGCGTTCATGAACCCGGGCGGCCTGCGCGCCGACCTGGCCGCCGGAGAGGTGACCTACAAGGAGGCCGCCGACGTCCAGCCCTTCGCCAACACGCTCGTGACGATGAACCTCACGGGTGCCCAGGTGAAGGCCGTGCTCGAGGAGCAGTGGCAGCCCTCGGGGGCGTCGCGTCCGTTCCTCAAGCTCGGCGTCAATGCGGGGCTGACCTACACGTACGACCCCACCGCGGCAGCCGGCGCGCACATCACCGAGATCTTCCTCGATGGTGAGCCGCTCGACCTCGCGGCGACGTACTCTGTGGGCGCGAACTCGTTCCTCGCCTCCGGTGGAGACAACTTCTTCACCCTCGGCAAGGGCACGAACAAGGCCGACAGCGGCAAGATCGACCTCGAGTCGATGGTCGACTACTTCGACGAGTTCGGCACCGCGACGCCCGACACCAAGCAGCGTGCGGTCGGCGTGGTGGTCCAGGGCGACGGCACGTACGCCCCGGGTGAGTCGGTGACGGTGAACCTGTCGTCGCTCGACTTCAGCCGGAACGAGCCGGCCGCCGGCACGGTCGTCGTCTCCTTCGGCGGGCAGCAGCTCGCCACGGCGACGGTCGATCGCACCTACACCCCCACGGTCGACGAGATCGGCAAGGGCACCGTGACCTTCACGGTGCCCGCCGGCCTCAGCGGCGTGCAGCGGTTCGACGTCTCGGTGCCCAGCACCGGAACGACGAGCTCGTTCACGCTGAACATCGGCTGA